CCATCACGAAACGTGCACCCAGACTAGAATGTCCTTCATGCcagaaaatagaaatggaatTTAACAAGAAGACAGGACAGACTGCCTAAAATAAGCACAGGGCACAGCCAGACAACCCTACTGATCAGCAATGTGTTTACATGCTACCAGccccttttattcctttttgtcTATTTTCTCACACTTGTTTCTCCCCAGACCACCTAGATCCCCCTGCTTTGCCTGCTGTTGTTTCTTCCTCTAATCATCACATAAATCTAGTGCAATCCCCAAATGCTCCTCTCCTGCTTCCCATAGTAGGTCCCATACCCCTAAGGCAGTAAGCACCCCAGTCAGTTACAAAAATGCATCTGAAAGCCTCTCCCCCTGACTGATATTGGTAGGCTTTCCCTTGACTATGGGGTTGAGCCCTAGGGAGGACCCAGAAAGGGTGTCTCTTCCTCTTAGTCTGCCAGTTGTGTTCCCACATGCCATCATCCCACTGTGCTCCTCTGGGCATGTGGAGATGGGCCTTTGGTGGGCTGATGGCTCCTGGGATGGGAATTGAATTAGAATTAAATAACTGAGCTCAGTAAGGCCGAATGCATGCATGTCCTTGTGAAGAAAGTCAGTCAAGAGGATCAGAACCTTGAAAGGTGGTCTTTGTTGTGCTCATCATAGCCATGTCCTGCTGCCTTCTGAAGTCTGGCTGTGTCTGACGTCTGTGGTTACCTTTATAGCATACAGTACAGGAATCGCCTTTCAAGTTCCCTGCAACTCGGGAAAGAGCTACTTTGCTCAGCCTGGTCAGAGACATACGGGGGATGCTATTAAAGTACTTGGTTCTAGTTAACCTGCTGAGCAGAAACATACTTCACATGTGAAGGTGAAAATATGccttgttggtttgggttttgattCAGAAAGAGGTGTGAATGTGTGGCAGGCACCGATTCAGATTTGGTTTCTCCTGGTTATCATCTCACTGTATTTAGCCTTTCTAAGGGACcaaattatttctgttgcattttaaaTTGTAGTTGATGGGTGCCTCAGGTTTCCCACCCGTAAGTGCCTCCATGCTTCCTGCAGGCCCTGTGGAGCACAGCATCTCTTGACTGCCAGAAGATTTCAGTCCAGGAAGTGCAGTGATGAGCCATTGTAAACATGCTAGAATGAGCAAGGGGGTTTGCATGtgtctgtgaaggagaaatCTGCTATAAAGAGTAAATAGAAAGCTAAAAGCTGATGAATATAGAACAATCACATGCAATGGCATGTATTCCAAATACACTAGATACTGCTGAATCAATCCCAGGAGCAGACAATCAGTTTAGGAGCTGTATTCCAAAAGGCTGGTTCCAAAAGGCTCTGGTTTAAGCACAGTACAACCTTCCCTCTGTGACATGGAAGTAAATAACCTTTAACAAAGCTTGATGATGGTACAAGTAATCGTTAACTGGACAGAGTAGTTTTGGTTACTTGGCTGACTGTTTAAAGTGCGCTACTTTGCATTTAGTTTTCATTACAgtttaatcttatttttacaATTTCATTGcaatttaatcttatttttatctttattcagttttataatttctattttatgttaataatatttaatcAAATACTTGAAGTTGTGttaaaatgcatgtaaaatCAAATGGCACAGTCTCTGCTTTTGCATGGGTGACAATCCCGGAAAGCTGTGcaaagtgcttagggatctgAGTGAACAAACAGCTGAATGTGGGACTCTCCTGTGAGGTTATGGCACAGTGGGTTaatttgaagagcagcagtaaGTAACTATTTTTAGGTTTACATACATTACTGTGTATGCTTTTATGTCCACGGTTTAAAGAACTGAAACATTTGAGATGTCTTTCAAAGAGACAGATTTTTTAAGGGGACTGAAAAAGTGCTCAACAGTAAGAAATCTGATGATCTCAGTCTGTTTTGTTTGTCAAGAAGACAAGCAAGTGTATGAATAACTTCCCTGAAATGTAATGGTGGGTATTAAAAAGGTCTTTAGTCTTGCTGAGAACAGCAAAGCAAGGGCACCAGCAGCTCTAAGCTGGTGTCAGACCAATTCAAATTGTAAAGgagaaatgcctttttaagTGATGACGGTTTAATACTGGGATAGAATATCAAAAGAGTTGGTTCTTTCTCAGGCACACATCATGACTagatcttttctttctgaggaGCTGTAGCCAAACATACATTACGCTTGAGAAAAACACAAATGACCAGTCttcatatagaatcacagagtagttagggttggaaaggaccttaagatcatccagttccaacccccctgccatgggcagggacaccttacactaaaccatcccacacaaggctctgtccaccctggccttgaacaccgccagggatggagcattcacaacttccttgagcaacccattccagtgcctcaccacccttacagtaaagaacttcctccttatagccaatctaaactttccctgttttaattttaacccgttaccccttgtcttatcactacagtccctaatgaagagtccctccccagcatccttatagcccccatCAGATACTGGATGATATGGAGATAACTGAGTGAAATATAATAGTTGATGATGTACAGGTAGCCTGATTAAAACCAGGTTTGGCTTAAGGCTCTTGTGGCCTAAAACTCAGTGATTCTCCTGTAtgctgagctgagctggcttAAGACTTCTAGAACAAATAGTAGTGTCATTCGGAAGCCTGACTAGGTGtgttcccacaggaaacgaGGTGATTGCAGTAGACTGGAAAGGACTGAAAGATGTGGACCAAATCAATATGGACAGCACCAGTTCACTGCATGGCAGCAGCTTCCATCGACCTTCCACTGAGGTGAGAGCCTGTCCCACACCCAGTTACCCATGGGCATTGGAAAGTTTCAGTTCTTTCTGAGCTCAGAAATGGGTGTTGTGCATTACTGAGCCAGCCTGCGAGAGGACCAGAATACCACCGTGCACTCAAGGATCAGACTTTCATATCTGTGCAGTTTGGCGTGCACTGAATAGAGTTGAGTCACTCCCTTCACAATATCCACAGTAAGAATTTGCAAATGAAAGTGCTTTTAACCACTCACGACTGGAGTGGAACAGAACATGGAAAAAACTGTGGCAGTTCTGAGAAGCCTGTAGGTCTGCAATCCTTGAATAATGGATTCATTGAAATGTCCAGCACAATGTccgccccagcttcctcagtaCAGCTAAAATCTGTTGAAGAAACACAGTTGTATCCATTTTGATTTTAGGGATGCACCCCTTAGTAACTTGCTGCCAATTGATTTACCACACGGCATCTCAAGGGCTGATTCATTTGCTGTTCTGAATTACTGCAGCTTCTTCAATGTTAGATACCTGAATTTTCAGCTCTGTAAGGCTCAGGGTATGCAGTCATGATGAATAAAAAGGTCAAAGCTATTTTAAACACATAATGTTTGAGGAATCACAAGTGACGTTCGCAAATAGCATGAACAACACGCAACTTGTAAAACTTCTCGAAATGCTAATGTAAAGAtagttttatttccttactATTCCTTGGTGGCTTGGAATGTAGCTGCAAGAAACTTGTTTCATGGAATCCTGGCAGGAACTGTGGGGCTCAACCTTGTATGGAAAATTCAGTTAAATCAAACGCAAATCTGGGAATCAATGAGCATAAACGATACCTCAGTGAATATTTTATGTGAATGCATACCATAGGTGTAACTGATTCATCTAAATTTTCCTGAGCATCCACATCCCCAAAGCCAAGATGTTGGGATGTGAGTCCTCCCAGCCGAAGGAAATGCACTATGAATTGGTACTGTAATGGCTGATATGTGAAATGGATCTAGTTTGTGCCGGGATAATGTGTCAGAATggacaaactgaaatacaagagaaaataaTCCCAGCAGAAATAAGTCTGTAACTCCCTGTATTATACCCAAAATACACAGGTGGTTTAGCTCCTCCTTGTGTCAGCCTCAAAGTGATGCATCTTGATGTTTGCAACTTGTTTGTTACATTAATATGATCTCATTCTGTGCTTTCTTTAGCAAACACGGACAGATTTTTCCTGGGATGGTATCAATGTGAGTATATGCCACACCACTGGTCACATTTCTAGCCACAGGAAGATCAGGATTTGCCTGCCATTGGGCAGAAaggaaacatagaatcatagaatagttagggttggaaaagatcttaacAGCCACTGAAATTCTGGGAATTGCCATTAACTTGGAGAATGGTGATGaattcttgttttcctctgggTCTTTTGCTGTCTGGCAGGCATTTAGGTCTGCAGGTGACTATGAGATTGCCTTTGTCCTCTTTGGGACTAATGTGTGTCATTTTGTAGGTTTATTTTTGAGATGTAGGGTCACTGATAGATAAAAATGGGGTCTGTCCAGCATGTTTAAAAGAATCAGGactctttcttttaaagcatcATTTGATCTTCTCCAGGATTTGGGGAGAAAGGCATCCCTCATTTTCAGCTGCATACAACTGTAAGAGAATTCTTAATGTCCCCTGAAGGAGATGCTCGTTACCAGCTAACTCTGGTGAAcaagcagaagaagaaacaagcaaacatttaaataacaCATATTTTGCTCTTAATACCTATGCCATGAAAAATATGGCTTTATGTGATTCATTTTCACTAATGCAAAAGCACCATGCGAAGAATGAAATCATGCATATTAGTGCTACCAAACTATTTTTTGTGCTCAGGAGAAAACATAAATTAGCTTGATGGTTTTGTACTCTTGGAAAGGCAGTGTTAGAAGCTCCATTTTCGGTAGTATAAATGGCTGTCATTTTCTGGCTCTCTGTGGTTTGCAAGCACTTGTGACACTGAATATCAAGGGGCCTCATGTTTATAACTAGCCCTCGGCCTACTGACATCTCTTTCCTTGTGGCACTTATGGCTTGGGATCTTTTGCTTAGAGAAACAGTTTTGTGCAGGAAAATAATGGTGCATGCAGCAACTGCCTAGAAGAAATTCGTCAGTTTTTCCTCACTGCACCCCTGACTAGGTGAAAACAAGGTACACAAAGTCAGGTCTCTCATAATGTAGCTCTTTCTCAGTGTAATTTCATAGATCTTTCTTGGTTTGAAAGGTGGTTTATGAATTTTCTTCATTCCCATTCATTCCTGCCTTCGTGTCATAGCTCTCTGACCTCATAGTGGTAGAtaccttctgcagcttgttttCTGGACTGGTTCCATGAGGGGGCTCACAGCACAGCCCCCAGGCTGTCTTGAAACAAATGGGTGGATTCGGATCAGCAGTGCCCAGGCAGGAATGACCAGTGAGGGCACAGATAGTTCTTCAACCAGCTTCATCACTAAAGGAAGTGTATCATGGAACAAGGGCTGTACTCTCACTTTTTactgttcttcccctgcttCCTGAGCTCTTAAGCTCACATGTTACACACAGACATTCCTAGCTCCAAAGTTACAGGATGCCTTAGCTGCTGCATTTACACTCAGTTTCCAGAGCAACTCTTCACATGCAATGCCTGGCATCTCTGAAGAAACCTGGTGAGGGACTGTGTTTTATGATGATGCTTGTAGCTGCTGCCTGTCCCAGTAGTTTCCTATCCTTGTTATTCAGGGACTGAGGATGAGCACAGAGAAGAGAGTAAAGGGAATTAAGCAGAGCTGTAGACTTCATTTCTTTACAGGTAGTTGCAGGAcgcatcactgctgctgtcacatTCATTGTGTTAAGACCAtatgagaagaaataaaaaccaaaagtaacataaaaattaatatgCCTAGTATGATGCATTACTGTGTCATGCTTATCACAGTGTCAGCTCCCCATTTTAAGTTCCCTGAATTATCCATCAGCCACGTCTCACAGCTTTAACAGAGGTGGGAATAGTGCAGCATGTCTATAGAGGCCTGGCAGCAGCCAAAGGAAGCTTCTCACTGACTGATCCTGCATCTCCCACTGACCTTGCCTCGCTCAGTCCCAATGCTATGCAATATCCCGTCCTGCTTAAATAGTCTCtaatttttccttcccttcttttgtttcttttcttattgCTTGCTTCTGCTCCACATCTTCCCCTTACCTTCTGGTGTCCTTGTACTTATTTCTCACTTAAATGtgcttcctcttgtcctttctgtatataatttttcttattctctctcttttcagcTCTCCATGGAAGATACGACCTCCATCCTCCCCAAACTGAAACGCAACTCCAATGCTTATGGGATTGGGGCTTTGGCTAAATCATCTTTCTCTGGTGAGGTCCTCAAAATTTGGGTTTATCCTTGGCAGCCTTTGTGCCTCTTCACATACCTCTCTGTTGCTCTCCCAACTGCTCCTTTCTGAGTCTTGCCTTTTTGAGGCCTTAGGGGAATATCCACAGCTATGGTCCTAGATACAGTAATCTCTTAGTTGTTGCCCTTTCAAAGAGCATCTTTGTCTTATTCCTGTCAGCTTTGCACCATGAACCCCAGCTCAAACATCTTCAATTGCTTACCCTCAAACAGCATTGGGATTAACcccatattttatttctcagtttgtTCACTTCCAGGCTTCATCCTTTATGCCCAAATCTGTCCTAAATGGATTCTAGGCAAGGAAGGGAATTGTGTTTCATATTTGGGGTTTCCGTTTTTCCTCCTTCTATGAGCCAGTTCAAGGAAAGATGGAGAGTGATTCAGTGAAAGGTGGGAGACACCCAACCCCAGGCATGACCCCTGtcaggaaaggaagggagaaacTCCACTTCCATGAGAGGTAAACAGTGTGGCAGACAACCCTGGAGCTGTGTAATAGCCCCTCCTTGTTTTCTAACGTCTGGCCCCTTAGGGATATCTCGCAGCATGAAGGACCATGTCACAAAGCCAACAGCTATGGGCCAAGGCCGGGTGGCTCACATGATTGAATGGCAAGGCTGGGGCAAAGGtaacagccagcagcagcagcacacgcATGAGACAGCACGCAAAGACGCTGATGCCTACTCAGATCTGAGCGATGGTGAAAAGGAAGCCCGGTTCCTTGCAGGTAGCGCTAACTTCTTGGCATGTGGGTTGGATTGGTTGGGATCTCACAGAGCAGAAACCTTGAGGGACCAAAGTGTAAGAGCCTAGAGCCTGTGGATAGTTCACATGGCTGAAGGAGAGAGAGACTGTGGTTGGAGTATTGCCAATGGAATGCAGAGGTGGAAAGGGTGAGGGCCAATTGTGGGTGATGGCTGTTGCTGAGGTAGGATGGAACATGCTGAGTGGGACTGTGTGATGAAGAGATGAGATTAAAGAGTGTGATGAGAAGTAGAGGCTTTCACAcatcccggcttcccctccctGTCTCCTTTGGCACAGGAGTGATGGAACAGTTTGCTATTTCTGAGGCAACTCTCATGGCCTGGTCCTCCATGGATGGTGAGGATGTGAGTGTAAACTCAAATCAGGAGAACCCAGCAGGCAACTACTCCGAGAATTATCAAGAACTAATGGAGAGCCAAGGTGAGCCCTGGTGCCTCTTGCTAGTCTTGGAacaccccttccctcctcttgtTTTCATATTGCCCTATTTCCCTCTACTCTGTTTTATTCTGTAGCCTCAATTTTTGTGATTCGGATATAGCAGAGGCATCACCTGTTTGTGGAGCTGTCCAAGGAATCTAGTATTAACAGCGAGGCTCCAAAGCCCAgttcctttgcctttttttgggcaCAACTGTGGAAAGCTGCCAGCTCTTGCAGTCAGTTATGGGTATAACCAAGTTCATCTGCCTACTGCCTAGAAGTGACTTTTCCTCTCCTCTAAAGGATTTATCTACGCTGTACAGTACAATGTCATGCACAGGCACATAAACTATCTGTATAAGCCAGCTTGGCTTAGACAAAGTGTCTAACTgtgttctttctctccttcactTGCAGAGCATATGGCCCAGACGCAGTATGATAGTTGGCCTCACTCCTACGTCTCACAGGGCATGTATTGCTTAGGTTCATCTGATGCCTGGGAGGCCAGTGACCAGTCGCTCATTGCTTCCCCAGCAACTGGCTCCTACTTAGGCCAGAATTTTGATGAATCCCAGACAAAccttcaggaaagcattttgattcagagcagccttctccagcagcagcagctgcagcaacagcGGCAGGAGCAGAACTTCATCCAGAGCACAGGGCTGGTCCACGTGTGGCCCCTGCAGACTGCTCAGTGTGGGGCAGAGTCCAGCACGTACATGGAGGACCACATTGAGGATGAAGGGAACCCAcagctggagaaggctcctCTCCTAAACAAGAAGCCGTCTCCAGAGGAGGATGATGCAGTGTGCCGGGACCTGGAATCACTGTCTCCTCGAGAGGAGATAGAACATGCTGCACTGAGCCGCAAAGTCTCAGATGTCACCTCCTCTGGGGTGCAGTCCTTTGATGAGGAAGAGGGGGAAACAAACAACTGATGCTTTCTGTGAAGTTCTCATCACTGCTGAACCAAGAAAGGGGTGGCAAGGGGTGAAATTACAGGGAttctccagctccccacacTTCCGAGCAGACACACGTTCCCTTCCTGacattgaattatttttttaaacaagaggAAAATCTCAGCGTGATTGATACACGAAgacctttccttcccctctaccATGGACACACGTTTTTGATTTtcactgctctgggcagcacATGTGAGGTGCTTGGAGAGGTCTGGATTGGTAAATAATTTCTAAATCTTTTTAATACAAAGTCTTGGCTGTGGATACAAACTCTTCTGGTACTGGGGATGTTGCTGATGAAACAGACATGGTCtagagagcagctgtgtggctAGAATCCATCTTGGCAGAATGGATGTTGCTCTGTGGACATGGTCCCCTTTGATAGAATATATGAGTATAAACTGGTTTAAAATGAAGATATGGCTTTACAAATATAGATTGCACTATAGTATTTTGATTGTGGCTGATACAGAGGATAAGGCTGTATTTGATACAGACTGTACTGAGATGAAAGATTCCCTGGGTAACCAGATCCTCAATAGCACCTTGATATGAAATTGTAGGCTCGATGGATACAAACTGCGCTCTGTGGGCACGGGTTGTGCTGCAGTACAGATGTTGTAGCTGTGTGCGCATGGCTCTGCTGTGGCATGGAAGAATGGATGCAGATATGAATCTAACCCTGCTCTCAGATATTCGTGCTTTGGtctctttcatttatttgtttctttccttgacATTTCTACcttcccaggagctgcaggagccttGTGTCCTTTTGGCATTGGGCACTTGATGCCAGTGGAAAGGACATTTTCAGCTATGGAGACAGTCATAAAACCTGAGTCTTGCAGGGGCTTGAGAACATGTCCagcttggtgctgctgctgttgtatCCTTCTGTCTTTTCCCTTACCAGCAGTATGGGGAGACCTAGAGAGTAGGCAGCAGATCCAGGAGCAGTGTGTACAGCTATGAGATCACAGAGATCCAGTTTACATTGGAGTtttcagttttggggttttttaaacctttttatATTGCTGCGTAAGTGTTCCTAACAAGTTAATAGTGGGAATGACCTGTACTCCAGTCATCACTCAATAGAGATACTGCACCTTTCCCATTTCTGCCTGTCCTCTGCAGTGCCAAATATAGTTGGAAGAAAAAGGGTCGAGATGAAGTTTTCTCCtcctatttatttcttcttcctgctatattttcttctttcgtTTTCCTACCCCCAAGCAGTATAAATAGTGCTCAGTACTTGGTCTGTTGGTTTTTCCCTTCCGTCTCCTTTTTAGGACTGGAGAGAGCTGATTTCAGCTGTTTTACCTATTTGTACAGGTTCtatttttggttgttgttgttgttaaaaaATAAGGTTCACTGACCAGGGGGAATTTGGTCTCTTGGAATTCCTTGCCATGTTTCTACAGACCTCCTTTTGAGGGAGAGGggttttgaaaggaaatgggaagaacTGTCTCCTTTCGAGCTCTCACCAGAAAATAAACAGGGGTAA
This Lathamus discolor isolate bLatDis1 chromosome 4, bLatDis1.hap1, whole genome shotgun sequence DNA region includes the following protein-coding sequences:
- the FAM131B gene encoding protein FAM131B isoform X1, translating into MGCIGSRTVGNEVIAVDWKGLKDVDQINMDSTSSLHGSSFHRPSTEQTRTDFSWDGINLSMEDTTSILPKLKRNSNAYGIGALAKSSFSGISRSMKDHVTKPTAMGQGRVAHMIEWQGWGKGNSQQQQHTHETARKDADAYSDLSDGEKEARFLAGVMEQFAISEATLMAWSSMDGEDVSVNSNQENPAGNYSENYQELMESQEHMAQTQYDSWPHSYVSQGMYCLGSSDAWEASDQSLIASPATGSYLGQNFDESQTNLQESILIQSSLLQQQQLQQQRQEQNFIQSTGLVHVWPLQTAQCGAESSTYMEDHIEDEGNPQLEKAPLLNKKPSPEEDDAVCRDLESLSPREEIEHAALSRKVSDVTSSGVQSFDEEEGETNN
- the FAM131B gene encoding protein FAM131B isoform X2, with amino-acid sequence MDSTSSLHGSSFHRPSTEQTRTDFSWDGINLSMEDTTSILPKLKRNSNAYGIGALAKSSFSGISRSMKDHVTKPTAMGQGRVAHMIEWQGWGKGNSQQQQHTHETARKDADAYSDLSDGEKEARFLAGVMEQFAISEATLMAWSSMDGEDVSVNSNQENPAGNYSENYQELMESQEHMAQTQYDSWPHSYVSQGMYCLGSSDAWEASDQSLIASPATGSYLGQNFDESQTNLQESILIQSSLLQQQQLQQQRQEQNFIQSTGLVHVWPLQTAQCGAESSTYMEDHIEDEGNPQLEKAPLLNKKPSPEEDDAVCRDLESLSPREEIEHAALSRKVSDVTSSGVQSFDEEEGETNN